A window of the Archocentrus centrarchus isolate MPI-CPG fArcCen1 chromosome 9, fArcCen1, whole genome shotgun sequence genome harbors these coding sequences:
- the bmp10 gene encoding bone morphogenetic protein 10: MASTWVSQLGTICTSKTLFLIYSILLLQGPLCGESSPISRAHQRQRPAPGLGDGHGGVVDLSLLEQDGNMDVQNLLESLKEQFLRTFNLSGMGPSSLAPGSTRQEPPEYMMELYNRFANDHSAMPTANIIRSFKNEDSSPSAVGVGGVRRHPLLFNVSVPHHERITAAELRLYTLVQNDRHLYAGVDRRVTIYELESHDDNMTDANAARGDAFSAGEERIDLVELASRQVYGTDNGWEAFDLTAAAQRWHMSDHGTTHRLEVHIASIADDGKVQDMKEDDKDSGPPQGDMKIDTSPEEKHKPLLIVFSDDQSSDHREDRRELNEMIDHETSNVVLQNDLGTWGTEERESDEEDLLQMRSNLIYDSASRIRRNAKGNHCKKQSLYVEFKDIGWDSWILAPTGYDAFECSGICSYPLTKHVTPTKHAIVQTLVNINSPQKAARACCVPTKLDPISLLYLDDTGVVTYKYKYEGMVVAECGCR, encoded by the exons ATGGCGAGCACTTGGGTCTCTCAACTGGGAACCATTTGCACCTCCAAGACCTTGTTTTTGATATACTCCATCCTACTGCTCCAGGGGCCTCTCTGTGGAGAGAGCAGCCCCATCTCCAGAGCCCATCAGAGACAACGTCCCGCTCCAGGGCTCGGAGACGGGCATGGAGGGGTTGTGGATTTATCATTGCTGGAGCAGGATGGCAACATGGATGTGCAAAACCTGCTGGAGAGCCTGAAGGAACAGTTTCTGCGGACTTTCAACCTGTCGGGCATGGGTCCGTCTTCCTTGGCTCCTGGAAGCACACGACAGGAGCCACCCGAGTACATGATGGAGCTCTACAACCGCTTTGCTAATGACCACAGTGCCATGCCCACTGCCAACATCATCCGCAGCTTCAAAAATGAAG attccTCTCCCAGTGCTGTGGGTGTTGGAGGAGTGAGGCGCCACCCTCTCCTCTTCAATGTGTCAGTCCCACATCACGAACGCATCACAGCAGCTGAGCTTCGCCTGTACACCCTAGTGCAGAACGATCGCCACCTCTACGCTGGTGTTGACCGCAGGGTCACTATCTATGAGCTGGAATCGCATGACGATAACATGACAGATGCAAACGCTGCCAGAGGAGATGCATTCAGTGCAGGAGAAGAGCGGATAGATTTGGTGGAACTGGCTTCACGCCAGGTCTACGGCACCGATAATGGCTGGGAAGCGTTTGacctcactgctgctgctcagcgGTGGCACATGTCTGACCATGGAACCACACACAGGCTGGAAGTGCATATCGCCAGCATTGCTGATGACGGTAAGGTTCAAGACATGAAAGAAGACGACAAAGACAGCGGTCCACCACAAGGGGACATGAAGATTGACACAAGCccagaggaaaaacacaaacctCTGCTGATTGTATTCTCTGATGATCAAAGTAGTGATCACCGTGAAGACAGGCGAGAACTGAATGAGATGATTGACCATGAAACCTCCAATGTGGTTCTGCAGAATGACTTGGGGACTTGGGGAACAGAAGAACGTGAGTCAGATGAAGAAGACCTTCTCCAAATGCGCTCCAATCTGATCTACGACTCAGCTTCCCGGATTCGCCGCAATGCCAAGGGAAACCACTGCAAGAAGCAATCTCTGTACGTAGAGTTCAAGGACATTGGATGGGACAGTTGGATCCTGGCGCCCACTGGTTACGATGCCTTTGAGTGCAGTGGAATTTGTTCTTACCCACTGACAAAGCACGTCACACCCACCAAGCATGCCATTGTCCAGACACTGGTCAACATCAACAGCCCTCAGAAGGCAGCACGAGCATGTTGTGTGCCCACCAAGCTGGACCCCATCTCCCTGCTGTATCTGGACGACACGGGGGTGGTCACCTACAAGTACAAGTACGAAGGCATGGTGGTGGCTGAGTGTGGCTGCAGATAG
- the ch25hl3 gene encoding cholesterol 25-hydroxylase-like protein isoform X1, which produces MIETSAEYGEAHAPVLQGLWEYVRMGQEDVLRSLYLPACFAFLSHVLLCAPFFVLDALGSVSQRVRSWRISAGSGPPPSLRRWSECFWKVLYKYTTVVLPATALFNTLLSPKLPADAPTCWQLCMEVVACLLLFDMLFFIWHYTMHRFSWLYRSIHQMHHQYHTPFALAAQDSSSAELLSLLLLALSSAWMVGCHPLSEALFHLTNTWLAVEDHCGYNLPWALHKLLPCLGGAPHHHTHHRVQTVNYAPFFTHWDHLFGTYRVLALHPHPNKINIQIKTKM; this is translated from the exons ATGATCGAAACATCTGCTGAGTATGGAGAGGCACATGCGCCTGTTCTCCAGGGGCTGTGGGAGTATGTGAGAATGGGACAGGAGGACGTGTTACGCTCTCTTTACCTGCCCGCGTGTTTTGCCTTCTTGAGCCATGTGCTGCTCTGCGCGCCTTTCTTCGTGCTGGACGCGCTGGGGAGCGTCAGTCAGCGGGTTCGGTCTTGGAGGATCTCCGCGGGCTCGGGTCCGCCGCCGTCTCTGCGGCGATGGTCGGAATGTTTTTGGAAGGTTTTGTATAAATACACGACCGTCGTCCTTCCCGCCACAGCGCTCTTCAACACCCTGCTGAGCCCCAAGTTACCAGCAGACGCCCCAACCTGCTGGCAGCTCTGCATGGAAGTAGTGGCGTGCTTACTGCTTTTTGACATGCTCTTTTTCATATGGCACTACACCATGCACAG ATTTTCCTGGTTGTACCGCAGCATCCACCAGATGCACCACCAGTACCACACTCCCTTTGCTCTGGCAGCTCAGGACAGTAGctcagctgagctgctgtccctgctgctgctggctctgagCAGCGCCTGGATGGTGGGCTGTCACCCTCTCAGCGAGGCCCTCTTTCATTTAACCAACACCTGGCTCGCAGTGGAGGACCACTGCGGATACAACTTGCCCTGGGCCCTACACAAACTACTGCCCTGTCTGGGAGgagccccccaccaccacacacaccatAGAGTGCAAACTGTAAATTATGCCCCCTTCTTCACCCACTGGGACCACCTTTTTGGGACATACCGTGTGTTGGCGCTACAT CCACATCCAAACAAGATCaacattcaaataaaaacaaaaatgtaa
- the ch25hl3 gene encoding cholesterol 25-hydroxylase-like protein isoform X2, giving the protein MIETSAEYGEAHAPVLQGLWEYVRMGQEDVLRSLYLPACFAFLSHVLLCAPFFVLDALGSVSQRVRSWRISAGSGPPPSLRRWSECFWKVLYKYTTVVLPATALFNTLLSPKLPADAPTCWQLCMEVVACLLLFDMLFFIWHYTMHRFSWLYRSIHQMHHQYHTPFALAAQDSSSAELLSLLLLALSSAWMVGCHPLSEALFHLTNTWLAVEDHCGYNLPWALHKLLPCLGGAPHHHTHHRVQTVNYAPFFTHWDHLFGTYRVLALHPHPD; this is encoded by the exons ATGATCGAAACATCTGCTGAGTATGGAGAGGCACATGCGCCTGTTCTCCAGGGGCTGTGGGAGTATGTGAGAATGGGACAGGAGGACGTGTTACGCTCTCTTTACCTGCCCGCGTGTTTTGCCTTCTTGAGCCATGTGCTGCTCTGCGCGCCTTTCTTCGTGCTGGACGCGCTGGGGAGCGTCAGTCAGCGGGTTCGGTCTTGGAGGATCTCCGCGGGCTCGGGTCCGCCGCCGTCTCTGCGGCGATGGTCGGAATGTTTTTGGAAGGTTTTGTATAAATACACGACCGTCGTCCTTCCCGCCACAGCGCTCTTCAACACCCTGCTGAGCCCCAAGTTACCAGCAGACGCCCCAACCTGCTGGCAGCTCTGCATGGAAGTAGTGGCGTGCTTACTGCTTTTTGACATGCTCTTTTTCATATGGCACTACACCATGCACAG ATTTTCCTGGTTGTACCGCAGCATCCACCAGATGCACCACCAGTACCACACTCCCTTTGCTCTGGCAGCTCAGGACAGTAGctcagctgagctgctgtccctgctgctgctggctctgagCAGCGCCTGGATGGTGGGCTGTCACCCTCTCAGCGAGGCCCTCTTTCATTTAACCAACACCTGGCTCGCAGTGGAGGACCACTGCGGATACAACTTGCCCTGGGCCCTACACAAACTACTGCCCTGTCTGGGAGgagccccccaccaccacacacaccatAGAGTGCAAACTGTAAATTATGCCCCCTTCTTCACCCACTGGGACCACCTTTTTGGGACATACCGTGTGTTGGCGCTACATCCCCATCCAGACTGA